TGTCCGTACCCTCCGGGTGAAACTGGAACTTCGTGCCGCCACACTCCGGACAGCCCGAGAGCATCTCCTTGGAGCCGTCCTCGAACACGTGTCCGCAGGCGGTACACTGGTGTGGCATCAGTTCCGGGAGACGAGTGCGCTGATGAGCGTTTCGTCCTTGTGCAGCGTCTCGATCTGATCGGCCGGACCGATCACGGTCAGTTTCTTGGGGGTCGAGTCTTTGCCCATCAATCGACCGAGAAAGCTCCCCCCGTCGTCGTCGGACTGGGGGTAGCTCTCGATCTCGATGCCGTTGAACTCGTCGGGGCTGATCTCGGTCATCGTCACTTCGATCAGCCGCGACTCCTCGTCAGGGGTGAGCCCTTCCTCGAGGATCACGATATTGCCCTCGCGGACGCCGTCGAGGATCATCCGGATCTTCTCCATGCTGGTCAGCCCCTCCATGCGCTGGGCGCTGATCATGTCGATCTGGACGCCGTCAGTGTCGTCTGGTGTCTTGACTTCTGCCATCGTGATCACCCGAAGTACTCCGCGATCTTGCCGTAGACCTCGTCCATGTTGTCGCCTTCCAGCG
This window of the Halapricum desulfuricans genome carries:
- a CDS encoding DUF2073 domain-containing protein, which translates into the protein MAEVKTPDDTDGVQIDMISAQRMEGLTSMEKIRMILDGVREGNIVILEEGLTPDEESRLIEVTMTEISPDEFNGIEIESYPQSDDDGGSFLGRLMGKDSTPKKLTVIGPADQIETLHKDETLISALVSRN